CTGTTCAAACGGTTCGTCTTCGAACGTTACGACCGGGCCTTTCGCGGCTACTTCCACCCGCGGTTCGTGTTCCGAATACGTCCGGAAGAGATCGAGTGGGGCGGCGTCAAGAAAGACGGCATTCCCGCTCTCGACCGTCCCGGCTTCGTGCCGGCCCATGAAGCGACCTATTTGAACGACGACGAGCGGGTCTTCGGCGTGTTTCACGCGGGCGAGGCCAAGGCCTACCCGCACCGAATCCTCGACGCCCACGAGATGGCAAACGACGTGGTCGGAGGACGCCACGTGACTCTCTCCTATTGCACGCTATGCGGCTCGGGGATTCTATTCGACGGCGAGCATCCCTCTCGCGAGGGCAAAGACCCATTCACCTTCGGATCGTCCGGTCTTCTGTATCGGTCGAACAAGCTCATGTACGACCGACCGACGAATAGCCTGTGGAACAACCTCACGGGTGAGCCAGTCGTCGGCCGGCTGGCCGAGTCCGGGATTCGACTCGAGAGGCGCCCTCTAGTCGTTTCGACCTGGGGTGAGTGGCGAAAGCGTCATCCGACATCCCTCGTTCTCGATATCGACGGGACCGGCTTCGATCGGGACTACAGTCGCAGCCCTTACGAAGAATACTTCGCCTCCGACGATACGATGTTTCCCGTCTGGCTGAGGGACGACTCGCTTCGAGTCAAAGAATGGATCTTCGGGTTGATCGTCAACGGAAGGCCGAAAGCCTATCCCATCGAGATCTTGAAATCCCAACGCGTGGTTCACGACAAGCTCGGCGGCACGAGTCTCGTTCTCGTGACGAACCCGGATTCTGGTGCCGTTCGCGCCTACGAGGCGGGTGAAAGACAGTTTGTTTTCGGGGAGGACGCAGGCGTTCTCGTCGAGAAGGGGACGGGCGAACGCTGGCGCGTCGAAGAAGAGGCGCTCGTTTCCACGAGCGGAAAAACGCTCCCGCGCCTGCCGGGGCACAACGCTTTCTGGTTCGGCTGGTACGCGTTCTTCCCTACGACTGACGTTCACCGACCCTGAGGAGCTTTTCGGCGTTTCGGAAGTAGATTCTCTCGCGGTCCTCGGTGGAGATGGCGAGAGAGTCGAGAACGCGAATCGTCTCTCGAATGTACATCGGGCCCTTTTCCGGGTCGAA
This region of Vicinamibacteria bacterium genomic DNA includes:
- a CDS encoding DUF3179 domain-containing (seleno)protein, translated to MSGRQLRVIGSRACLPQGYGEVPPKHFVRRRTPIASSARLAEPTCYHFAEMLIVAAIVASTVSWSDVRELFSDEPAIRQAAIDRLREARDLSVMAGLNDVLYYHYAAGLPSTANEIAALMALLAGDSSGSNPRRSWAEWVGRHDEIEPQEGYVLFKRFVFERYDRAFRGYFHPRFVFRIRPEEIEWGGVKKDGIPALDRPGFVPAHEATYLNDDERVFGVFHAGEAKAYPHRILDAHEMANDVVGGRHVTLSYCTLCGSGILFDGEHPSREGKDPFTFGSSGLLYRSNKLMYDRPTNSLWNNLTGEPVVGRLAESGIRLERRPLVVSTWGEWRKRHPTSLVLDIDGTGFDRDYSRSPYEEYFASDDTMFPVWLRDDSLRVKEWIFGLIVNGRPKAYPIEILKSQRVVHDKLGGTSLVLVTNPDSGAVRAYEAGERQFVFGEDAGVLVEKGTGERWRVEEEALVSTSGKTLPRLPGHNAFWFGWYAFFPTTDVHRP